A region of Nakaseomyces glabratus chromosome E, complete sequence DNA encodes the following proteins:
- the CDC43 gene encoding protein geranylgeranyltransferase type I subunit CDC43 (CAGL0E05126g~Ortholog(s) have CAAX-protein geranylgeranyltransferase activity, role in protein geranylgeranylation and CAAX-protein geranylgeranyltransferase complex, cytosol, nucleus localization): MQNMPDQIKKKHVKYIERHLQLLPAKYEDNDVNKMAILYYSFQSLSLLGEDIQGKYSKYIPWIKSHLITKSAPKQNQRISGFVGSLNVRVDGVITFNLPNTLFALLVLALLKQHHYICHEMDGESIGRFVGLCQLPNGSFKSALDLSGTSVSPVDGEDLRFCYIAVALLYIIGCRSPADYSKYINVSKLLDYIKNQQCFDGAYGQYGEAHAGYTSCALSTLALLKARETIDENFVEKTLTWLSHRQVSSSDIMRKQEEQNPFYDTDDHGGFQGRPNKFADTCYATWCLNSIQLLTKEWQGYVDQRSLENYLLNVTQNQIIGGFSKNDADDPDLYHTCLGISALILLDERLDGSLFLPAHISKLFLK; the protein is encoded by the coding sequence ATGCAGAATATGCCagatcaaataaaaaaaaaacatgtGAAATATATAGAGAGGCATTTGCAATTATTGCCTGCCAAGTATGAGGACAATGATGTGAACAAGATGGCAATACTGTACTATAGCTTTCAAAGTCTCAGCCTTCTTGGGGAGGATATTCAGGGGAAATATAGCAAGTATATACCGTGGATCAAGTCACATTTGATAACAAAGTCTGCTCCGAAGCaaaatcaaagaatttCTGGGTTTGTAGGGAGCTTAAATGTAAGAGTTGATGGTGTCATTACATTCAACTTGCCAAACACTCTCTTTGCACTCTTGGTGCTGGCTTTATTGAAGCAGCATCATTACATATGCCATGAAATGGACGGAGAGTCTATTGGGAGGTTTGTGGGCCTATGCCAACTGCCTAATGGCTCATTCAAGTCGGCATTGGACCTTTCAGGCACATCTGTATCACCAGTTGATGGAGAAGATTTGAGGTTTTGTTACATAGCAGTCGCATTGTTATATATTATCGGGTGCAGGTCGCCGGCCGATTATTCTAAGTATATCAATGTCTCCAAATTGCTAgattatatcaaaaatcaaCAATGTTTCGACGGTGCATATGGTCAGTATGGTGAAGCCCATGCTGGATATACATCATGTGCCTTGTCGACATTAGCTTTGCTAAAAGCAAGAGAGACTATAGACGAGAATTTTGTTGAGAAGACATTAACCTGGCTCTCCCATAGGCAGGTTTCCTCATCCGACATCATGAGAAAACAGGAAGAGCAAAATCCATTTTATGACACAGATGACCATGGTGGCTTCCAAGGGCGTCCAAATAAGTTTGCTGATACCTGTTATGCAACGTGGTGTCTAAATTCAATCCAGTTGCTCACTAAAGAATGGCAAGGGTATGTGGATCAGCGTTCATTAGAAAACTATTTACTAAACGTAACGCAGAATCAGATAATCGGTGGCTTTAGTAAAAATGATGCCGACGATCCTGATTTGTACCATACTTGTCTCGGAATTTCAGCACTAATATTACTTGATGAGCGTCTGGATGGCTCTTTATTTTTGCCAGCacatatttcaaaattatttttgaaataa